AACAGCGGGGCATAGGAGAAATGCGTCGTCGCCTCGTGGCCATCGAGCAGGGCGGCCTCGGCCAGCACGATGGACCCGCCACAGGCCGCATAGATGGGCACGCCGGCCGTGTTCATCTTCCGGATCCAGGCGATGAGGTCTCTGTCGAGGTCATGCGGGGACTGGCCTGCCCCCATGACCACGTTGGGCACGAAGACGAGGTCGGTCGAAGGCGTCGCGTCGATGGTGTCCTGTGGCACGATGCGCACGCCGGTGATGAGCTCCATCGGGTCCACCTTCACGGCGACGAGGCGCGGCTCGAACAGCCCCTCCGGTCCGCCGCCCAGCACATGCTCCCACTGGCGTCCCGCCGCCCAGAGCGTGTCGAACACCCCATAGATGATGGAGGGATCGCATTCGGCGAAGATCGGAATGCTGACCCGAATACGCGGCCGGCTCATCGGCACCCCCGTTCGCGGGAGCCTCTGGCGCGCTTGTCTCAAGGCGCGTTTGGCTTAACTGGCCCGGATCTGGCCATTCTGCCCCTCACGCTTCCTTCGGCGCAAGGATACGACCGCCCCCGACGGCGCGACAGGCGCCTATCCATTCGGGAGACGGAACCATGGACGTGAATGCAGACAAGCTGAACGCCTTGCTCGGTAAGGTGGTGAATGAGCTGGGCGCGGCATCCAACGCCGCGCTGGTCATCCTCGGCGATAAGCTCGGGCTGTTCCGGGCGCTGGCGCTGGGCGCGGCAACGCCGGCCGAACTGGCAGCGCGCACCGGCACCTTCGAGCGCTATGTACGCGAATGGCTGTCCGCCCAGGCCGCGTCCGGCTTCGTGGAATTTGACGCCACCACTGGCTGCTTCTCGCTCTCGCCTGAGCAGGCGGCAGTGTTCGCGGATGACGACAGCCCTGTCGCCATGGCGGGCGGCTTCGCCATGCTCACCGCCGTCTACCACGACGAGCCCAAGCTCGCAGAGGCGTTCAGGACCGGCAGGGGCATGCACTGGGGTGAGCACTGCACCTGCCTATTCTGCGGCGTGGAGCGCTTCTTCCGGTCCGGCTACCGCGGGCACCTCGTCGCCGAATGGCTGCCGGCGCTCGATGGGGTGGTGGAGAAGCTCCAGCGCGGTGCAAGGGTGGCGGATGTCGGCTGCGGCCACGGCGCCTCAACGCTGCTGATGGCGGACGCCTTTCCGAATTCCGAGTTCATCGGTGTCGACTATCATGCCGCCTCCATTGCACATGCGAACGGGCTGGTCGAGGGCCGTGGCAATGTCCGCTTTGAGGTCGGCCGCGCCCAGGATTTCGAGGGGCGGGACTATGATCTCGTGACTCTGTTCGATGCGCTGCACGACATGGGCGACCCCGTCGGTGCCACCACGCATATCCGCAGCGTCCTCAAGGGCGACGGCACGCTCATGCTGGTGGAGCCGGCCGCCGGTGACAGCCTGGCGGAGAACCTGAACCCGGTGGGACGGGTCTACTATGCTGGATCCACCCACATCTGCGTGCCCACCGCTCTAAGCCAGGACGGGGGCACTGCGCTCGGCGCGCAGGCCGGACCGCGGCGCATCGCTGAGGTGGTCCAATCCGGCGGGTTCTCGACCTTCCGGCAGGCGGCATCAACACCGTTCAACATGATCATCGAAGCAAGACCGTAGGTTTTCAGGGAGGCGGCCGGGAGGGGCTGCCACTGAACCGCCCCTGGATTCCTGGACGCCTTCTTCCCTAAATTTTTAGGCAAGGAGGCCTCGATGGGCAAAGCGAACTTGACCGAGGACTTCAAGCGCGACGCGGTCCTTCAGATCACCGAGCGGGGCTGTCCGGTTGCGGAGGTGGCCGCGGCTGGGGATCAGCAAGTACTCGCTCTACGAGTGGAGGAAACGGTACGGCAAGCCTGCCGCGGTGGCCCGCGATGACGATCAGGCCGCGGAGGTCCGCCAGCTGAAGCGCGAGTTGCAGCGCGTGACGGAGGAGCGCGACATCCTAAAAGAAGCGGCCACGTACTTCGCCAAGGATGCAAAGTGAAGTACGCGTTCATCGCCGAGCATCGCCTGCTGTTTTCGATCCGCGCCATGTGTCGGTGCCTGCGTGTCCAGCCTAGCGGCTTCTACGCCT
The nucleotide sequence above comes from Xanthobacter flavus. Encoded proteins:
- a CDS encoding class I SAM-dependent methyltransferase → MDVNADKLNALLGKVVNELGAASNAALVILGDKLGLFRALALGAATPAELAARTGTFERYVREWLSAQAASGFVEFDATTGCFSLSPEQAAVFADDDSPVAMAGGFAMLTAVYHDEPKLAEAFRTGRGMHWGEHCTCLFCGVERFFRSGYRGHLVAEWLPALDGVVEKLQRGARVADVGCGHGASTLLMADAFPNSEFIGVDYHAASIAHANGLVEGRGNVRFEVGRAQDFEGRDYDLVTLFDALHDMGDPVGATTHIRSVLKGDGTLMLVEPAAGDSLAENLNPVGRVYYAGSTHICVPTALSQDGGTALGAQAGPRRIAEVVQSGGFSTFRQAASTPFNMIIEARP